The following is a genomic window from Burkholderia oklahomensis C6786.
AGCGTCGCGCCCTTCACCGGGTACGTGACCTTGCCGTTCTCGATCATGTACGCCTCGGACGCCGAGAACACGAACTTGCCGTTCGTGATGTCGACCTGGCCGCCGCCGAAGTTCACCGCGTAGAGGCCGTGTTTGACCGACTCGATGATCTCCTGCGGATCCTTGTCGCCGTTCAGCATGTACGTGTTCGTCATCCGCGGCATCGGCAGCGCCGCGTACGATTCGCGCCGCGCATTGCCGGTGACGGGCATCTTCATCAGCCGCGCGTTCAGCGTGTCCTGGATGTAGCCCTTCAGAACGCCGTCCTCGATGAGGGTCGTGCATTGCGTCGGGTTGCCTTCGTCGTCGATGTTCAGCGACCCGCGGCGGTTCGGCAGCGTGCCGTCGTCGACGACCGTCACGCCCTTCGCCGCGACCTGCTCGCCGATGCGGCCCGCGAACGCCGACGAGCCCTTGCGGTTGAAGTCGCCTTCGAGACCGTGGCCGATCGCTTCGTGCAGCAGCACGCCGGGCCAGCCCGGGCCGAGCACGACCGTCATCGCGCCCGCGGGCGCGGGACGCGCGTCGAGGTTCACGAGCGCCGCGTGCACCGCGTCGTCGACGTAGCGCGACAGCACGTCGTCGGTGAAGTAGCCGTAGTCGAAGCGGCCGCCGCCGCCGCCCGAGCCGATCTCGCGCCGGCCGTTCTGCTCGGCGATCACCGTCACCGACACGCGCACGAGCGGGCGGATGTCCGCCGCGAGCGCGCCGTCGCTGCGCGCGACGAGCACGACGTCGTATTCGCCCGCGAGGCCCGCCATCACCTGCGTGATACGCGGGTCGCGGCCGCGCGCCATCTGCTCGACGCGCTCGAGGAGCTTCACCTTCGCGGTCGCGTCGAGCGACGCGAGCGGATCGGAGGGCAGGTACAGGTCGCGGCCCGAGATGCGTTTCAGCGACGACGCGGCGCGAATCCTCTGCTTGCCGCCGCCCGCGGCGGCGATCGCCTTCGTCGCCGCGGCCGCCTGGAGGATCGCGTCGGACGACAGGTCGTCCGAATACGCGAACGCGGTGCGGTCGCCCGCGACCGCGCGCACGCCGACGCCCTGGTCGATGCTGAAGCTGCCCGATTTGACGATGCCTTCCTCGAGACTCCACGCTTCGCTGCGGGTCGCCTGGAAGTACAGGTCCGCGTAGTCGACGCGATGCGTGAAGATGTCCGCGAGCGTGCGCGTCAGGAGGGTTTCGTCGAGGCCGTACGGCGTGAGCAGGACGTCCTTCGCGAGTGCGAGATTGCGGATGCCGGGTTCGATGATGTTCATGCGGATTTGGGGATTCTCAAATTCTGAAACGGTTGTCGGACGCGCCTTCTTTCCGGTTAGATGGATCGCGGCGGCCGTCTTTCAATGGCGGCGGTCCGGTGATCCGGCGCTCATGCGAGCACGCGGTGCCGCCAAGCGGGCAGGCTCTGCCGCACGTCGGCGATCCGCGCGGGATCGATATCGCCCGCGACGACGCCCGCGCCTTCGTCGCGCACCGCGACGATTTCGCCCCACGGATCGACGAGCATGCTGTGGCCCCACGTGCGGCGGCCGTTTTCGTGCTTGCCGCCTTGCGCGGCGGCGAGCACGTAGCATTGATTCTCGACCGCGCGGGCGCGCAGGAGCGTCTCCCAATGCGCGCGGCCCGTCGTGTACGTAAATGCCGACGGCACGACGATCATCGCGCAGTCGCCCATCTTCCGGTACAGCTCCGGAAAGCGCAGATCGTAGCAGACCGACAGGCCGACCCGGCCGAACGGCGCGTCGAACGTGCGCACCGCGTCGCCCGGGCGGATCGTGCGCGCCTCGTCGAACGACTCGTCGCCCTTCTCGAAGTTGAACAGGTGGATCTTGTCGTAGCGGGCCGCTTCGCGCCCCTGCGGGTCGAACACGAGCGTCGTGTTCAGCACGCGCGACGGCTCGGGCGCCGAGAGCGGCAGCGTGCCGCCGATCACCCAGACGCCGTGCGCTTGCGCGCGGTCGGCGAGAAAGCGCTGGATCGGGCCGTCCTGGTAGCGCTCGGCGAGCGCGAGCTTGTCGGCGTCGGTGTGACCCATGAAGCAGAAATATTCGGGCAGCAGCACGAGCCGCGCGCCCGACGCCGCCGCGTCGGCGATCAGCCGGCCGGCTTCGGCGAGGTTGCGTTCGAGATCGGGCGTGCTGACCATCTGCAGCGCGGCGACCCGAAACGGCGTGGCTAAGGCGTGGCGGTCGGTCATGGCGGATTCGATAGCCGAAAAAAGGGTGCGGGCCCGGCGGCCGCGTCAATGCTCGGCGGCCGCGGGCGCGTAGCCCATCTTACCCCGATCGTTGCCCACACGCTCGATGTGCGGATGCGCCCACGATCCCGTGATCGCGTAGTTCACCGCGAACGCGTGCGCGAGCGTCTGCGACAGCGCGAGGTTCGCGGCGAGCACGCCCAGGCCGAGGAGCGGATTGAAGATCGCCGCGCCGATCGCGGCCGCGCTCGCGCTGACCTTCGGCGCGATGTGCGCGTTCAGGTCCTGCGTCTCGCGCGCGAGATCGACCGATCCCGTCACCGTCACTTTCGCGGGCGACGTCTTCATTTCGAAATCCTGCGTATGCGCGATGCCGTTCTCGATCCTGCCCGTGCCCGTGATCGTCTCGAACGGCAGGCCCTTGCCGATCACGTCGCGGAAGTCGAGCGTCAGGAAGCGCGCGAGGCCTTGCAGGCTCAGCACGCCGAGCAGTTTCGCCGCGCCCGGATCGACCTTCAGGATCTGGCCGTGCGCGAGGTCGAGCGACAGGCGGCCGTTCAGCGTCGGATAGTCGATCGAAGTCGGGCCGCCGCGCCATGCGACCTTGCCCGACAGCGTGCCGCGCCCGTTCTCGACGGTCCTCGGCAGGCCGACGCGGTCGAGGAGGGCGCCCGCGTCGTCGATCGCGAGCGTGAAGTCGAACACCGTGCGGCGCGGCGCGTCGTCCTCGTCGACGCCGCGCGCGAGCGCGCGCCGCGACGTGCGCCAGTTCGCGGTCGCCGTGAGCTTCGCGGCCGGGTTCGCGAGCTCGAGCTTGTCGAGCTGCCAGACGGGGATGCCGTTCTCGTCGAAGTTGCGCGCGTCGACCTCGAGCCGGCCGATGTCGTGGCCGCGCGCGACGACCTGGTCGACGACGAGGTCGATGGCCGGCATCGCATGGTTGGTGGGCGTCGGCAAATCGATCGCGCGGCCGACGAGATCGTGCTCGGCGCTCTCCGGGATCACGAGCTTCGCGAGCCGCGCGCTCAGCACGCCCGCGCCCGTCGGGCCGCCGCCCGGCGCCCACGACAGATAGCCGGACACCTGGTTCGACGCGATGTTCGCCTGCCACAGGTCGTCGATGTGCGACGCGCCGACGATCACGTTTTCCCAGTTGCGCTTCAGGAGCTTCAGCGTGCCGAAGTGGAGCGCGAAGCGCTTCGGCGCGAAGCTCGCGAGATCGATCGGCGCGGCGGCCGGCTTTTCG
Proteins encoded in this region:
- the tldD gene encoding metalloprotease TldD, with the protein product MNIIEPGIRNLALAKDVLLTPYGLDETLLTRTLADIFTHRVDYADLYFQATRSEAWSLEEGIVKSGSFSIDQGVGVRAVAGDRTAFAYSDDLSSDAILQAAAATKAIAAAGGGKQRIRAASSLKRISGRDLYLPSDPLASLDATAKVKLLERVEQMARGRDPRITQVMAGLAGEYDVVLVARSDGALAADIRPLVRVSVTVIAEQNGRREIGSGGGGGRFDYGYFTDDVLSRYVDDAVHAALVNLDARPAPAGAMTVVLGPGWPGVLLHEAIGHGLEGDFNRKGSSAFAGRIGEQVAAKGVTVVDDGTLPNRRGSLNIDDEGNPTQCTTLIEDGVLKGYIQDTLNARLMKMPVTGNARRESYAALPMPRMTNTYMLNGDKDPQEIIESVKHGLYAVNFGGGQVDITNGKFVFSASEAYMIENGKVTYPVKGATLIGSGPESLKYVSMIGNDMKLDTGVGVCGKEGQSVPVGVGQPTLRLDNMTVGGTAS
- a CDS encoding carbon-nitrogen hydrolase family protein, producing MTDRHALATPFRVAALQMVSTPDLERNLAEAGRLIADAAASGARLVLLPEYFCFMGHTDADKLALAERYQDGPIQRFLADRAQAHGVWVIGGTLPLSAPEPSRVLNTTLVFDPQGREAARYDKIHLFNFEKGDESFDEARTIRPGDAVRTFDAPFGRVGLSVCYDLRFPELYRKMGDCAMIVVPSAFTYTTGRAHWETLLRARAVENQCYVLAAAQGGKHENGRRTWGHSMLVDPWGEIVAVRDEGAGVVAGDIDPARIADVRQSLPAWRHRVLA